A portion of the Pseudomonas protegens CHA0 genome contains these proteins:
- a CDS encoding ABC transporter ATP-binding protein gives MTENLIEIRQLNVAFGEQTVVRDLSLDIRPGECLALVGESGSGKSVTAHSILQLLPQTGCSSSGSVRYRGQELIGATAATLQKLRGNRIAMIFQEPMTSLNPLHSIEKQIGETLLLHRGLGGKEAQARILELLELVGIQKPKERLKAYPHQLSGGQRQRVMIAMALACEPELLIADEPTTALDVTVQRKILLLLKSLQQRLGMSLLLISHDLNLVRRIAQRVCVMKAGEIVEQADCDTLFNAPQHPYSCELLHAEPEGEPLCRDTRETVLEVDNLSVEFQIGGGLFRRKEYLRAVDGISLSVQQGKTLGIVGESGSGKSTLGQAILRLLDSEGGIRFQGQALDGLNQKQLRPWRKQMQVVFQDPFGSLSPRMSVAQIISEGLEVHSQYDARQCDEQVIRALEEVGLDPDSRHRYPHEFSGGQRQRIAIARALVLKPALILLDEPTSALDRTVQKQVVALLRQLQEKYGLTYLFISHDLAVVRALAHDMIVIKDGKVVERGASHDVFENPQHPYTRELLAAAHPG, from the coding sequence ATGACTGAGAACCTGATCGAAATCCGCCAGCTCAACGTCGCCTTCGGCGAGCAGACCGTGGTTCGCGACCTGAGCCTGGACATCCGCCCCGGCGAATGCCTGGCCTTGGTGGGCGAGTCCGGCTCGGGCAAGTCGGTGACCGCCCACTCGATCCTGCAACTGCTGCCGCAGACCGGCTGCAGCAGCTCCGGCAGCGTGCGCTACCGCGGCCAGGAGCTGATCGGCGCCACGGCTGCGACCTTGCAAAAACTGCGGGGCAACCGCATCGCCATGATCTTCCAGGAGCCCATGACCTCCCTCAACCCGCTGCACAGCATCGAGAAGCAGATCGGCGAAACCCTGCTGCTGCATCGTGGCCTGGGGGGCAAGGAGGCTCAGGCGCGGATTCTCGAACTGCTGGAACTGGTGGGCATCCAGAAACCCAAGGAGCGACTCAAGGCCTACCCGCACCAGCTCTCCGGCGGCCAGCGCCAGCGGGTGATGATCGCCATGGCCCTGGCCTGCGAACCGGAACTGCTGATTGCCGACGAACCCACCACCGCCCTGGACGTGACCGTGCAGCGCAAGATCCTGCTGCTGCTCAAATCCCTGCAACAGCGCCTGGGCATGTCCCTGCTGCTGATCAGCCACGACCTCAACCTGGTGCGGCGCATCGCCCAGCGGGTGTGCGTGATGAAAGCCGGGGAAATCGTCGAGCAGGCCGACTGCGACACCCTGTTCAACGCCCCGCAACATCCATACAGCTGTGAACTGCTGCATGCCGAGCCCGAGGGCGAACCGCTGTGTCGCGACACCCGGGAAACCGTGTTGGAAGTGGACAATCTCAGCGTCGAATTCCAGATCGGCGGCGGCCTGTTCCGGCGCAAGGAGTACCTGCGGGCAGTGGACGGCATCAGCCTCAGCGTGCAGCAAGGCAAGACCCTGGGGATCGTCGGCGAGTCCGGTTCGGGCAAGTCCACCCTGGGCCAGGCGATCCTGCGGCTGCTGGATTCCGAAGGTGGCATCCGCTTCCAGGGCCAGGCCCTGGACGGCCTCAACCAGAAGCAACTGCGCCCCTGGCGCAAGCAGATGCAGGTGGTATTCCAGGACCCCTTCGGCAGCCTCAGCCCACGCATGTCGGTGGCGCAGATCATCAGCGAAGGCCTGGAAGTGCACAGCCAGTACGATGCCCGCCAGTGCGACGAACAGGTCATCCGCGCCCTGGAGGAGGTCGGCCTCGACCCCGACAGCCGCCACCGCTACCCCCACGAGTTCTCCGGCGGCCAGCGCCAGCGCATCGCCATCGCCCGGGCCCTGGTGCTGAAGCCGGCGCTGATTTTGCTGGACGAACCCACCTCGGCCCTGGACCGCACCGTGCAGAAGCAAGTGGTGGCCCTGCTGCGTCAGCTGCAGGAAAAGTACGGCCTGACCTACCTGTTCATCAGCCATGACCTGGCGGTGGTGCGAGCCCTGGCCCACGACATGATCGTGATCAAGGACGGCAAGGTGGTTGAGCGCGGCGCCAGCCACGACGTATTCGAAAACCCCCAGCATCCCTACACCCGGGAACTGCTGGCCGCCGCCCATCCCGGCTGA
- a CDS encoding sigma-54 interaction domain-containing protein has product MNDSESLKDYQRVRQLAIRSLFEIIEQSSEGTVIVDRDANIVWMNERYARRFGLESAAFAIGKPCESVIPGSLLREVVRTGRPILLDMQDTPKEPLVVMRLPIHDDAGTVIGAIGFALFDELRSLSPMLKRYLSMQEELASTRSLLRARQTKYNFAHFIGTSAASLEVKRRARRGASAESPILLQGETGTGKELLAQAIHAASPRAHKPFVSINSAAIPEALLEAEFFGTAPGAFTGADRKGRPGKLQIAQGGSLFLDEIGDMPLHLQSKLLRVLQEKEFEPVGSNEVIHSDVRIIAATSTDLEAAIKRGEFRADLYYRLNVLPIQVPALRERLDDLPALSEGILEELRSQHELDRDALALLAQHAWPGNIRELRNVLERAALLSDDLILNASDIRAAIGSFSPVQRNEALVPGDSPNQETFAAARERFDRQLIGATLAQCAGKVDEAARRLGLGRSTLYKKMAALGIVESQ; this is encoded by the coding sequence ATGAACGACAGCGAAAGCCTCAAGGACTACCAGCGCGTGCGCCAACTGGCGATCCGCTCGCTGTTCGAGATCATCGAGCAATCCAGCGAAGGCACGGTGATCGTCGACCGCGACGCCAATATCGTCTGGATGAACGAGCGTTATGCCCGGCGCTTCGGCCTGGAATCGGCAGCCTTCGCCATCGGCAAGCCCTGTGAAAGCGTGATCCCCGGCAGCCTGCTGCGGGAGGTGGTGCGCACCGGCCGCCCCATCCTGCTGGACATGCAGGACACCCCCAAGGAACCCCTGGTGGTGATGCGCCTGCCGATCCACGACGACGCCGGCACGGTGATCGGCGCCATCGGTTTTGCCCTGTTCGACGAACTGCGCAGCCTGTCGCCGATGCTCAAGCGCTACCTGAGCATGCAGGAAGAACTGGCCTCTACCCGCTCCCTGCTGCGGGCCCGGCAGACCAAATACAACTTCGCTCACTTCATCGGCACCAGTGCCGCCAGCCTGGAGGTCAAGCGCCGCGCCCGACGCGGGGCCAGCGCCGAGTCGCCGATCCTGCTGCAAGGCGAAACCGGCACCGGCAAGGAACTGCTGGCCCAGGCCATCCACGCCGCCTCGCCACGGGCGCACAAGCCCTTTGTCAGCATCAACAGCGCGGCCATTCCCGAGGCCCTGCTGGAGGCGGAATTCTTTGGCACCGCCCCCGGCGCCTTTACCGGCGCCGACCGCAAGGGCCGCCCGGGCAAGTTGCAGATCGCCCAGGGCGGCAGCCTGTTCCTCGATGAAATCGGCGACATGCCGCTGCACCTGCAGAGCAAGCTGCTGCGGGTGCTGCAGGAAAAAGAGTTCGAACCGGTGGGCTCCAACGAGGTGATCCACAGCGATGTGCGGATCATCGCCGCCACCTCCACGGACCTTGAGGCGGCGATCAAGCGCGGCGAGTTTCGCGCCGACCTGTACTACCGGTTGAATGTGCTGCCGATCCAGGTGCCAGCCTTGCGCGAACGCCTGGACGACCTGCCGGCCCTGAGCGAAGGGATTCTCGAAGAACTGCGCAGCCAGCATGAACTGGACCGCGATGCCCTGGCCCTGCTGGCGCAACATGCCTGGCCGGGGAACATCCGCGAGTTGCGCAACGTCCTGGAACGAGCGGCGCTGCTCAGCGACGACCTGATACTCAACGCCTCGGATATTCGCGCGGCGATCGGCAGCTTCAGCCCGGTGCAGCGTAACGAAGCCCTGGTGCCGGGCGATTCGCCAAACCAGGAAACCTTCGCCGCGGCCCGAGAGCGTTTCGACCGGCAACTGATCGGCGCCACCCTGGCCCAATGTGCCGGCAAGGTGGACGAAGCGGCCCGGCGCCTGGGGCTGGGGCGCTCCACGCTGTACAAGAAGATGGCAGCCCTGGGGATTGTCGAGTCTCAATAA
- a CDS encoding GntP family permease, with amino-acid sequence MSVIIALAALALLMLAAYRGYSVILFAPIAALGAVLLTDPSAVAPAFTGVFMEKMVGFIKLYFPVFLLGAVFGKLIELSGFSRSIVAAAIRLLGTRQAMLVIVLVCALLTYGGVSLFVVVFAVYPFAAEMFRQSNIPKRLIPATIALGAFSFTMDALPGTPQIQNIIPSTFFNTTAWAAPWLGVIGTIFVFCAGMLFLQRQRNKAQKAGEGYGTELRNEPETAEDLELPNPWLALSPLLLVGIMNLLFTHWIPQWYGKTHSLSLPGMAAPVTSEIAKLTAIWAVQAALLVGILMVLVCGFSAIRSKLAEGSKSAVSGALLAAMNTASEYGFGAVIASLPGFLVLADWLKSIPNPLVNEAITVTLLAGITGSASGGMSIALAAMSESFISAAHAANIPLEVLHRVAAMASGGMDTLPHNGAVITLLAVTGLTHREAYKDIFCITLIKTLAVFVVIATFYATGIV; translated from the coding sequence ATGAGTGTGATCATTGCCTTGGCAGCCCTGGCGCTGCTGATGCTCGCTGCCTACCGTGGCTACAGCGTCATCCTCTTTGCCCCCATCGCCGCCCTCGGCGCGGTGCTGCTCACCGACCCGTCCGCCGTGGCGCCCGCCTTCACCGGCGTGTTCATGGAGAAGATGGTCGGCTTCATCAAGTTGTATTTCCCGGTGTTCCTGCTGGGCGCGGTGTTCGGCAAGCTGATCGAGCTGTCGGGCTTTTCCCGCTCCATCGTCGCGGCCGCCATCCGCCTGCTGGGCACCCGCCAGGCCATGCTGGTGATCGTACTGGTCTGCGCGCTGCTGACCTACGGCGGGGTCTCGCTGTTCGTGGTGGTGTTCGCGGTCTACCCCTTTGCCGCCGAGATGTTCCGCCAGAGCAACATCCCCAAGCGCCTGATCCCGGCGACCATCGCCCTGGGGGCGTTTTCCTTCACCATGGACGCCCTGCCCGGCACCCCGCAGATCCAGAACATCATCCCCAGCACCTTCTTCAATACCACCGCCTGGGCCGCGCCCTGGCTGGGGGTGATCGGCACCATCTTTGTGTTCTGCGCCGGCATGCTGTTCCTCCAGCGCCAGCGCAACAAGGCGCAGAAGGCCGGTGAAGGCTACGGCACCGAGCTGCGCAACGAGCCGGAAACCGCCGAAGACCTGGAGCTGCCCAACCCCTGGCTGGCGCTGTCGCCGTTGCTGCTGGTGGGCATCATGAACCTGCTGTTCACCCACTGGATTCCCCAGTGGTACGGCAAGACCCACAGCCTCAGCCTGCCGGGCATGGCGGCGCCGGTAACCAGCGAAATCGCCAAGCTGACCGCCATCTGGGCGGTGCAGGCGGCGTTGCTGGTAGGCATCCTGATGGTGCTGGTGTGCGGTTTCTCGGCGATTCGCAGCAAGCTCGCCGAAGGCAGCAAGAGCGCGGTCAGCGGCGCCCTGCTGGCGGCCATGAACACCGCCTCGGAATACGGCTTCGGTGCGGTGATCGCTTCCCTGCCGGGCTTCCTGGTGCTGGCCGACTGGCTCAAAAGCATCCCCAACCCGCTGGTCAACGAAGCCATTACCGTGACCCTGCTGGCGGGCATCACAGGTTCGGCCTCGGGCGGCATGAGCATCGCCCTGGCGGCCATGTCCGAAAGTTTCATCAGCGCCGCCCACGCTGCCAACATTCCCCTGGAAGTGCTGCACCGGGTGGCCGCCATGGCCAGCGGCGGCATGGACACCCTGCCCCACAACGGCGCGGTGATCACCCTGCTGGCGGTCACCGGGCTGACCCATCGCGAGGCCTACAAGGACATTTTCTGCATTACCCTGATCAAGACCCTGGCGGTCTTCGTCGTCATCGCCACTTTCTACGCCACCGGCATTGTGTGA
- the hbdH gene encoding 3-hydroxybutyrate dehydrogenase — MTTLSGKTALVTGSTSGIGLGIALVLAKAGAKLILNGFGDASKAIAEVAQFGGQVGHHPADVSDPAQIAEMFAYAEREFGGVDILVNNAGIQHVAAVEEFPVERWDSIIAINLSSVFHSTRLGLPGMRAKGWGRIVNIASVHGQVGSVGKAAYVAAKHGVIGLTKVVGLETATSNVTCNAICPGWVLTPLVQKQIDDRVAAGTDPQQAQHDLLAEKQPSLAFVTPSQLGELVLFLCSEAGAQVRGAAWNIDGGWLAQ, encoded by the coding sequence ATGACCACTCTTTCTGGCAAGACCGCCCTGGTCACCGGCTCCACCAGCGGCATCGGCCTGGGCATCGCCCTGGTGCTGGCCAAGGCCGGGGCCAAACTGATTCTCAACGGTTTTGGCGATGCCTCGAAGGCGATCGCCGAGGTCGCACAATTCGGCGGCCAGGTCGGCCATCACCCGGCGGATGTCAGCGACCCTGCGCAGATCGCCGAAATGTTCGCCTACGCCGAACGGGAGTTCGGCGGCGTCGACATCCTGGTCAACAACGCCGGCATCCAGCATGTGGCGGCGGTGGAGGAGTTCCCCGTGGAGCGCTGGGATTCGATCATCGCCATCAACCTGTCGTCGGTGTTCCACAGCACCCGCCTGGGGCTGCCGGGGATGCGCGCCAAGGGCTGGGGGCGGATCGTCAACATCGCCTCGGTGCACGGCCAGGTGGGCTCGGTGGGCAAGGCCGCCTATGTGGCGGCCAAGCACGGGGTGATCGGCCTGACCAAGGTGGTAGGCCTGGAAACCGCCACCAGCAACGTCACCTGCAACGCCATCTGCCCGGGCTGGGTGCTGACCCCGCTGGTGCAGAAGCAGATCGATGATCGCGTCGCGGCCGGCACCGACCCGCAACAGGCCCAGCATGATCTGCTGGCGGAAAAGCAGCCGTCCCTGGCGTTCGTCACCCCGTCGCAACTGGGGGAACTGGTGCTATTTTTGTGCAGCGAAGCCGGCGCCCAGGTGCGTGGTGCGGCGTGGAACATCGATGGCGGGTGGCTGGCGCAATGA
- a CDS encoding acetoacetate--CoA ligase, with product MSDLLWQPSAERIGKTRMDAFRRFVNQRHGLNLHDYPALHQWSIDQRESFWQAIVDVFDVSFHQPAECVLREGPQMPSAQWFPGATLNFAEHLLKRRDDSVAVVAINENGQREQLTHAELAAQVAGLQRSLRAAGVGLGDRVAACMPNTWQTLVGMLASTSLGAVWSSCSPDFGTQGVVDRFGQIEPKVLITCAGYRYAGKDIDQTAKVNQILERLPSLEQLLIVPYARSQARAEDYRTPASVSLWDDFYRPGGEPEFTLVPFAHPLYILYSSGTTGVPKCIVHGTGGVLLQHLKEHGLHADLGPGERLFYYTTCGWMMWNWLVSALATGASLVLYDGSPFHPGNEHLMDLIDREAISVFGTSPKYLAALEKAGSRPRQSHRLESLKTLLCTGSPLSPQSYDYVYREIKSELCLASMSGGTDIVACFVAGNPIQPVRRGEMQGKGLGMAIEVWNDQGQPVIGEKGELVCTRHFPSIPVGLWHDPDQSKLKASYFSLFPGVWAQGDYAEQLAEGGWLIHGRSDAVLNPGGVRIGTAEIYRQVEKLEQVLESLAIGQSWEQDVRVVLFVRLQDGVELDEALQEHIRQVIRSNTTPRHVPAKILAVTDIPRTISGKIVELAVRNVVHGLPVKNTDALANPEALEQFRDREELRS from the coding sequence ATGTCCGACCTACTCTGGCAACCCAGCGCCGAGCGCATCGGCAAGACGCGGATGGATGCCTTTCGCCGCTTCGTCAATCAGCGCCACGGCCTGAATCTTCACGACTACCCCGCCCTGCACCAGTGGAGCATCGACCAGCGAGAAAGCTTCTGGCAGGCCATCGTCGACGTCTTCGACGTCAGCTTCCACCAGCCTGCTGAATGCGTGCTGCGCGAAGGGCCGCAGATGCCCAGCGCGCAGTGGTTTCCCGGCGCCACCCTGAACTTCGCCGAGCACCTGCTCAAGCGTCGGGATGACAGCGTCGCGGTGGTGGCGATCAACGAAAACGGCCAGCGCGAACAATTGACCCACGCCGAACTGGCGGCCCAGGTGGCCGGCCTGCAACGCAGCCTGAGGGCGGCCGGGGTCGGTCTCGGCGATCGGGTCGCGGCATGCATGCCCAACACCTGGCAGACCCTGGTGGGCATGCTCGCCAGCACCAGCCTCGGGGCCGTGTGGTCCAGCTGCTCGCCGGATTTCGGCACCCAGGGGGTGGTCGACCGCTTCGGCCAGATCGAGCCCAAGGTGCTGATCACCTGCGCCGGCTACCGCTACGCCGGCAAGGACATCGACCAGACGGCCAAGGTCAACCAGATCCTCGAGCGCCTGCCGTCCCTGGAGCAGTTGCTGATCGTGCCCTACGCCCGCTCGCAGGCCCGGGCCGAGGACTACCGCACCCCGGCCAGCGTCAGCCTGTGGGACGACTTCTACCGCCCCGGCGGCGAGCCCGAATTCACCCTGGTGCCCTTCGCCCATCCGCTGTACATCCTCTATTCCAGCGGCACCACCGGGGTGCCCAAGTGCATCGTCCACGGCACCGGCGGGGTGCTGCTGCAACACCTCAAGGAGCACGGCCTGCACGCCGACCTGGGCCCCGGCGAGCGCCTGTTCTACTACACCACCTGCGGCTGGATGATGTGGAACTGGCTGGTCTCGGCCCTGGCCACCGGGGCCAGCCTGGTGCTCTACGATGGCTCGCCGTTCCATCCCGGCAACGAGCACCTGATGGACCTGATCGACCGCGAAGCCATCAGCGTCTTCGGCACCAGCCCCAAGTACCTGGCGGCTCTGGAAAAGGCCGGCAGCCGGCCGCGCCAGAGCCACCGCCTGGAGAGCCTGAAGACCCTGCTGTGCACCGGCTCGCCGCTGTCGCCGCAGAGCTACGACTACGTGTACCGGGAGATCAAGAGCGAGCTGTGCCTGGCCTCGATGTCCGGCGGCACCGATATCGTCGCCTGCTTCGTCGCCGGCAATCCGATACAGCCGGTGCGCCGCGGCGAGATGCAAGGCAAGGGCCTGGGCATGGCCATCGAAGTGTGGAACGACCAGGGCCAGCCGGTGATCGGCGAGAAAGGCGAGCTGGTGTGCACCCGGCACTTCCCCAGCATTCCCGTGGGCCTGTGGCACGACCCGGACCAGAGCAAGCTCAAGGCCTCGTACTTCAGCCTGTTTCCCGGCGTCTGGGCCCAGGGCGACTACGCCGAACAACTGGCCGAGGGTGGCTGGCTGATCCATGGGCGTTCGGACGCCGTGCTCAACCCCGGCGGGGTGCGTATCGGCACCGCGGAAATCTACCGCCAGGTGGAAAAGCTGGAGCAGGTCCTGGAAAGCCTGGCCATCGGCCAGAGCTGGGAGCAGGACGTGCGGGTAGTGCTGTTCGTGCGCCTGCAAGACGGCGTGGAGCTCGATGAAGCCTTGCAGGAACACATTCGCCAGGTGATTCGCAGCAACACCACGCCGCGCCATGTGCCGGCGAAGATCCTCGCGGTCACGGACATTCCCCGCACCATCAGCGGCAAGATCGTCGAACTGGCAGTGCGCAACGTGGTGCACGGCCTGCCGGTGAAGAACACCGACGCCCTGGCCAACCCCGAGGCCCTGGAGCAGTTTCGCGACCGCGAGGAACTGCGCAGCTGA
- a CDS encoding PAS domain-containing protein, with protein MNGPHSGSEAANLIARLDWSATPLGESGHWPQSLRTAVDIVIHSPMPMLLLWGAELTQIYNDGFALLAGNKHPSAFGHPAHLTWPELMDFTDPIYRAVLNGQVRTFSEQRFSLQRTNGSEYDLWLDLTYSPIRNERGDVAGILVTAIETNERRRIALELQQRSDDSLRAQHETEERLQLALAATDAVGTWDWDIGEDRFIADAHFAQLHSVDPQQSRQLPISEYLKGVHPEDRGMVARGIKHCITHGTEYAEEYRLQLADGQLRWVFARGRCYKDHHGRPTRFLGAALDLTERKQMEQALRQSQTELQLIINAMPVLIGYVDHEERFRLNNSAYLDWYGLTPQELYGKSIREVVGDEIYATRAENIKAALAGKPCSFEANSPHRDGRPRHALMKYLPRYGADGAINGFYIFVIDETERRQTEEALRNLNETLEERVNQRTEALATANQRLQNEMFERERAEDALRHAQKMEAVGQLTGGIAHDFNNMLTGIIGSLDLMQRYIDNGRGAEIGRFTEAAMSSAKRAASLTHRLLAFSRRQSLDRQPLDPNQLVRSLQELFNHTKGEHIELQMQLADGVWPVNTDASQLENALLNLVINARDAMPDGGRLLIETANSYLDGSDISTLEPVKAGDYVMLGVSDNGAGMSPRILAKAFDPFFTTKPIGQGTGLGLSMIYGFAQQSGGHVTISSEPDQGTCVRLYLPRLFAAPLDSAEPATLNQAPQAIAGETVVVVEDDPAVRMLVLNVLAELGYRAFEAEDARSALPLLESPMRVDLLVTDVGLPGMNGRQLAEIARQQRPGLKVLFMTGYAEKAAERQGFLEPGMDLMAKPFSIEEMAQKIRQMIGRAS; from the coding sequence ATGAATGGCCCCCACTCCGGCAGCGAAGCCGCCAACCTGATTGCCCGCCTGGACTGGTCGGCCACTCCCCTCGGAGAATCCGGCCACTGGCCCCAGAGCCTGCGCACCGCCGTGGACATCGTGATCCATTCGCCGATGCCGATGCTGCTGCTGTGGGGCGCCGAGCTGACGCAGATCTACAACGACGGCTTCGCCCTGCTGGCGGGCAACAAGCACCCCAGTGCCTTCGGCCACCCGGCGCACCTGACCTGGCCGGAACTGATGGACTTCACCGACCCGATCTACCGCGCCGTGCTCAACGGCCAGGTGCGCACCTTCAGCGAACAGCGCTTCAGCCTGCAACGCACCAACGGCAGCGAATACGACCTGTGGCTGGACCTGACCTACAGCCCGATCCGCAACGAACGCGGCGACGTCGCCGGAATCCTGGTCACCGCCATCGAGACCAACGAGCGCCGGCGCATCGCCCTGGAACTGCAGCAGCGCTCCGACGATAGCCTGCGCGCCCAGCACGAGACCGAAGAGCGCCTGCAACTGGCCCTGGCGGCCACCGACGCGGTGGGCACCTGGGATTGGGACATCGGCGAAGACCGCTTCATCGCCGACGCGCATTTCGCCCAGTTGCACAGCGTCGATCCGCAGCAGTCCCGGCAACTGCCCATCAGCGAATACCTCAAGGGCGTGCACCCGGAGGACCGCGGCATGGTGGCCCGGGGCATCAAGCACTGCATCACCCACGGCACCGAGTACGCCGAGGAGTACCGCCTGCAACTGGCCGACGGCCAGCTGCGCTGGGTGTTCGCCCGAGGCCGCTGCTACAAGGACCACCATGGCCGGCCGACGCGTTTTCTCGGCGCGGCCCTGGACCTCACCGAACGCAAGCAGATGGAACAGGCGCTGCGCCAGAGCCAGACCGAGCTGCAACTGATCATCAATGCCATGCCCGTGCTGATCGGCTATGTCGACCACGAGGAACGCTTTCGCCTGAACAACAGCGCCTACCTGGACTGGTACGGCCTGACCCCGCAGGAACTGTACGGCAAGAGCATCCGCGAAGTGGTCGGCGACGAGATCTACGCCACTCGCGCCGAGAACATCAAGGCCGCACTGGCCGGCAAGCCGTGCAGCTTCGAGGCCAACTCGCCGCACCGCGACGGCCGGCCGCGCCATGCCCTGATGAAGTACCTGCCGCGTTACGGCGCCGACGGCGCGATCAATGGTTTCTACATCTTTGTCATCGACGAAACCGAGCGCCGGCAGACCGAAGAAGCCCTGCGCAATCTCAACGAAACCCTGGAGGAACGGGTCAACCAGCGGACCGAGGCCCTGGCCACTGCCAACCAGCGCCTGCAGAACGAAATGTTCGAGCGCGAACGCGCCGAAGACGCCCTGCGCCATGCGCAGAAGATGGAAGCCGTGGGCCAGCTCACCGGCGGCATCGCCCACGACTTCAACAACATGCTCACCGGCATCATCGGCAGCCTGGACCTGATGCAGCGCTATATCGACAACGGCCGCGGCGCCGAGATCGGCCGCTTCACCGAAGCGGCCATGTCCTCGGCCAAACGCGCGGCGTCCCTGACCCACCGCCTGCTGGCGTTCTCCCGGCGCCAGTCCCTGGACCGCCAGCCCCTAGACCCCAACCAGCTGGTGCGCTCGCTGCAAGAGCTGTTCAACCACACCAAGGGCGAGCACATCGAGCTGCAGATGCAATTGGCGGACGGCGTGTGGCCGGTGAACACCGACGCCAGCCAGCTGGAAAATGCCCTGCTCAACCTGGTGATCAACGCCCGCGACGCCATGCCCGACGGCGGCAGGCTGCTGATCGAAACCGCCAACAGCTACCTCGACGGCAGCGACATCAGCACCCTGGAACCGGTCAAGGCCGGAGACTACGTGATGCTCGGCGTCAGCGACAACGGCGCCGGCATGAGCCCGCGGATCCTGGCCAAGGCCTTCGACCCGTTCTTCACCACCAAGCCCATCGGCCAGGGCACGGGCCTGGGACTGTCGATGATCTACGGCTTCGCCCAGCAGTCCGGCGGCCACGTGACCATCAGCAGCGAACCGGACCAGGGCACCTGCGTGCGCCTGTACCTGCCAAGGCTGTTCGCCGCACCACTGGACAGCGCCGAACCCGCCACCCTCAACCAGGCGCCCCAGGCCATCGCCGGGGAAACCGTGGTGGTGGTGGAAGACGACCCGGCAGTGCGCATGCTGGTGCTCAATGTCCTCGCCGAACTGGGCTACCGCGCCTTCGAGGCCGAAGATGCGCGCAGCGCCCTGCCCTTGCTGGAATCGCCGATGCGCGTCGACCTGCTGGTGACCGATGTCGGCCTGCCGGGCATGAATGGCCGGCAACTGGCGGAGATCGCCCGCCAGCAGCGGCCCGGGCTCAAGGTGCTGTTCATGACCGGCTACGCGGAAAAGGCGGCCGAGCGCCAGGGCTTCCTGGAGCCGGGCATGGACCTGATGGCCAAGCCGTTTTCCATTGAGGAAATGGCCCAGAAGATTCGTCAGATGATCGGCCGCGCGTCCTGA
- a CDS encoding peptidylprolyl isomerase — MKAQARHILVKTAEEAEQLKQRIAKGEAFDVLAKKYSTCPSGKRGGDLGEVRPGQMVGAIDQVIFKKPLRTVHGPIKSKFGYHLVQVFFRD, encoded by the coding sequence ATGAAAGCCCAAGCCCGCCACATCCTGGTGAAAACCGCCGAAGAGGCTGAACAGCTCAAGCAGCGCATCGCCAAGGGTGAAGCCTTCGACGTACTGGCGAAGAAATACTCCACCTGCCCATCCGGCAAGCGCGGCGGCGACCTGGGGGAAGTGCGCCCGGGGCAGATGGTCGGTGCCATCGACCAGGTCATTTTCAAGAAGCCCCTGCGCACCGTGCATGGCCCGATCAAGAGCAAGTTCGGCTATCACCTGGTGCAGGTCTTCTTCCGCGACTGA
- a CDS encoding sugar kinase codes for MDRKKRIAAIGECMIELQQHHDGSLQQSFGGDTLNAAVYLARELGEAGRVDYVTALGDDSFSDAMCQGWAAEGIGLERVQRLPGRLPGLYCIQTDDRGERRFLYWRNEAAVRDCFTTVAAGPILEALKHYDVLYFSGITLAVLGEVGRGKLLQTLAEARQRQALIVFDNNYRPRLWASVEQARAAYREVLPQVDLALLTLEDEQALFAYADAEAVFAAYQGTPEVVLKRGAEPCLIRVAGGAFEVPAQRVEQVVDTTAAGDSFSAAYLARRLLGGSPVQAAEAGHRLASQVIQHPGALIPRH; via the coding sequence ATGGACAGGAAGAAACGCATCGCGGCCATCGGCGAATGCATGATCGAGTTGCAGCAGCATCATGACGGCAGCCTGCAACAGAGCTTTGGCGGCGACACCCTGAACGCCGCGGTGTACCTCGCGCGGGAATTGGGCGAGGCCGGGCGGGTGGATTACGTCACCGCCCTGGGCGATGACAGCTTCAGCGATGCCATGTGCCAGGGGTGGGCGGCGGAAGGCATCGGCCTGGAGCGGGTGCAGCGCTTGCCGGGGCGCCTGCCTGGGCTGTATTGCATCCAGACTGACGACCGGGGCGAGCGGCGCTTTCTCTACTGGCGCAACGAGGCGGCAGTGCGCGACTGCTTCACCACGGTGGCGGCCGGGCCGATCCTCGAAGCGCTGAAGCATTACGATGTGCTGTATTTCAGCGGCATCACCCTGGCGGTGCTGGGGGAGGTGGGGCGCGGGAAGTTGTTGCAGACCCTGGCCGAGGCGCGCCAGCGCCAGGCGCTGATAGTCTTCGACAACAACTACCGGCCGCGCCTGTGGGCGTCGGTCGAACAGGCCCGGGCGGCGTACCGCGAAGTATTGCCCCAGGTGGATCTGGCATTGCTGACCCTGGAGGATGAGCAAGCGCTGTTTGCCTATGCGGATGCCGAAGCGGTGTTCGCGGCGTATCAGGGCACTCCGGAAGTGGTGCTCAAGCGGGGCGCCGAGCCCTGCCTGATTCGCGTGGCGGGTGGTGCTTTCGAGGTGCCGGCCCAGCGGGTGGAGCAGGTAGTGGACACCACGGCGGCCGGGGATTCGTTCAGCGCAGCCTATCTGGCCCGGCGCCTGCTGGGCGGCAGCCCGGTGCAAGCGGCAGAGGCCGGGCACCGGCTGGCGAGCCAGGTCATCCAGCATCCCGGCGCCCTGATACCCCGCCATTGA